In a single window of the uncultured Dysgonomonas sp. genome:
- a CDS encoding TlpA disulfide reductase family protein: protein MKKIILSLSAVLILATSCGEKDQFTIHGTIAGASDSTKVYLQTLEDNWRDQVAIDSAYVTNGKFEFKGLAKEGAKVHFIALAKPTDIVKRPVLLVVEPGQIEVALDSVSTIKGTASNDAYQGLNTKLSGFDTELKAVFEKSKLDTSKVVKAELEKQYEEIDGQKTKEIYNYVKANIQSQIGAYIFASRSYLFTLDQMKELFASVKPEYKTNERMAKLEARIQALDATSEGKVFTDLKGKTPDGKDAALSDYAGKGKYVLVDFWASWCPPCRAEMPKLVEAYKQFGTKDFEIVGISLDRTNEDWVKGIKDLGITWPQISDLKFWDSELAGAYGVNSIPHLVLLDKDGKIIARGISADEAVAKLTELLK from the coding sequence ATGAAGAAAATTATATTATCACTATCAGCTGTACTGATATTGGCTACATCTTGTGGGGAAAAAGACCAGTTCACTATCCATGGTACAATAGCTGGAGCATCTGATAGCACAAAGGTGTATTTACAAACACTGGAGGATAATTGGAGAGATCAGGTTGCAATCGATTCTGCTTATGTAACTAATGGTAAATTTGAGTTTAAAGGGCTGGCAAAGGAAGGTGCGAAAGTTCATTTCATAGCATTGGCTAAACCTACGGATATAGTGAAAAGACCGGTTTTGTTGGTTGTGGAACCCGGACAGATAGAAGTTGCACTGGATAGTGTTTCTACTATTAAAGGAACGGCTTCAAATGATGCTTACCAGGGTTTGAATACCAAACTAAGCGGATTTGACACGGAACTAAAAGCAGTATTTGAAAAATCGAAACTGGATACGTCTAAGGTTGTAAAGGCAGAACTCGAAAAACAATATGAAGAAATCGATGGTCAGAAGACTAAAGAGATATATAATTATGTGAAAGCTAATATACAAAGCCAGATAGGTGCCTATATATTTGCATCCAGATCATATCTGTTTACTTTAGATCAGATGAAAGAGTTATTTGCATCTGTAAAACCTGAATATAAAACGAACGAAAGGATGGCAAAACTGGAGGCACGTATACAGGCGCTGGATGCAACTTCGGAAGGTAAAGTGTTCACAGACCTAAAAGGGAAGACCCCTGACGGGAAAGATGCAGCGCTGTCTGATTATGCAGGTAAGGGTAAATATGTGCTTGTTGACTTTTGGGCATCATGGTGTCCTCCATGCCGTGCCGAAATGCCAAAACTGGTAGAGGCATACAAGCAATTTGGAACAAAGGATTTTGAGATTGTAGGTATTTCGTTAGATAGAACCAATGAGGACTGGGTAAAAGGAATTAAAGACCTTGGTATTACATGGCCTCAGATATCCGACCTGAAATTCTGGGATAGCGAGCTGGCCGGAGCTTACGGGGTGAATTCTATACCTCACCTTGTACTGCTCGACAAAGACGGTAAGATTATCGCTCGCGGAATAAGCGCGGATGAAGCTGTTGCTAAACTGACTGAATTGCTTAAATAA
- a CDS encoding gliding motility lipoprotein GldH, which produces MHKPLSVLCGILLTIIAISCNKQEVYYRFHEIKDAEWAQNDKLIFDIDSTVFELNVPYTIHFEVTNNVNYPYQNIWFFVQSDIYNDSVFTKLEKEFMLADKFGKWTGSGFGTLYQASFIFDDNIIFKKKRNHQIIIGHGMRDQQLKGIEKIGVRIARKE; this is translated from the coding sequence ATGCATAAGCCTTTATCTGTCTTATGCGGCATACTGTTAACTATCATAGCTATCTCCTGCAATAAGCAGGAGGTATATTATCGTTTCCATGAAATAAAAGATGCGGAATGGGCACAAAATGATAAGCTCATATTTGATATAGATTCCACTGTTTTCGAATTGAACGTTCCATATACCATACATTTTGAGGTGACCAACAATGTGAACTACCCGTATCAAAACATCTGGTTCTTTGTACAATCAGACATTTATAACGACTCTGTATTTACAAAACTGGAAAAAGAGTTTATGTTGGCTGATAAATTCGGGAAGTGGACAGGTTCAGGGTTTGGCACGTTATATCAAGCGTCTTTTATTTTTGATGATAATATTATCTTTAAGAAAAAACGTAACCATCAGATAATAATAGGACATGGTATGCGCGATCAACAACTGAAAGGTATTGAGAAAATCGGAGTTAGGATAGCAAGGAAAGAGTAA
- the ricT gene encoding regulatory iron-sulfur-containing complex subunit RicT, whose protein sequence is MENQNTFVPHDCQGTCKTPVGCTCARANKKALETMGTETEYAVASKSCGCGSGGGCSSGGSCSCKSGGGCSCKSGGGCSKKGGSCCSGTNKLEVYNWLQDLPEVAGESQMVEVQFKNTRKGYYLNSNNVEIYRGDIVAVEASPGHDIGEVTLTGKLVQLQMLKNNYRGETKRIYRIAKQTDIDKWNEARAKEHKTMLRAREIAEELNLAMKISDVEFQGDGNKAIFYYIADERVDFRQLIKVYASEFRVKIEMKQIGARQEAGRVGGIGPCGRELCCSSSMSNFVSVSTSAARLQDIPLNPQKLAGQCGKLKCCLNFEVDTYVEAQRKLPSREVVLETKDASFYHFKTDILSGEMTYSTDKHFAANLVTLPKDRVYEIIRINKQGGKPTHLTTEPQEQAEKVTSHDILQENINRFDNNSGNNNRNNKKKKFVKNRSENSGQGSPNNQGGNNRPDNSNKQANNNKQANANPNARPNNNNRTENNNQQNQNQNQNQNKNNNHKNNRNDRNRHNRNGKPDQKKPDA, encoded by the coding sequence AGTTGCGGATGCGGCTCAGGTGGGGGCTGTAGTTCCGGAGGAAGCTGCTCGTGCAAGTCGGGTGGCGGTTGTTCATGTAAATCAGGAGGCGGCTGCTCCAAGAAGGGCGGTTCTTGCTGCTCGGGAACAAATAAGCTGGAAGTTTACAACTGGCTACAGGATTTACCTGAAGTTGCCGGAGAATCACAAATGGTAGAAGTACAGTTCAAGAATACACGAAAAGGTTATTACCTGAACAGCAACAATGTAGAGATATACAGGGGCGATATTGTAGCAGTGGAGGCATCTCCGGGACACGATATAGGTGAAGTAACCCTGACAGGAAAGCTGGTTCAGCTGCAAATGCTTAAAAATAATTATCGTGGCGAAACCAAACGTATCTATCGCATTGCAAAGCAAACTGATATAGACAAATGGAATGAGGCCAGAGCCAAAGAGCACAAAACGATGCTCCGTGCGCGGGAAATAGCCGAAGAATTGAACCTGGCCATGAAAATCAGTGATGTGGAATTTCAGGGAGATGGCAACAAAGCTATTTTCTACTATATAGCCGATGAGCGGGTAGACTTCCGCCAATTGATAAAAGTATATGCATCGGAATTCCGTGTAAAAATAGAAATGAAGCAGATCGGTGCGCGTCAGGAAGCCGGACGTGTAGGTGGTATTGGCCCATGCGGCCGCGAATTGTGCTGCTCCAGTTCCATGTCTAATTTCGTTTCGGTCTCTACATCGGCAGCACGCTTGCAGGATATTCCGCTAAACCCTCAAAAGCTTGCCGGACAGTGTGGTAAATTGAAATGCTGCCTCAATTTCGAAGTAGATACTTATGTGGAGGCTCAACGGAAATTGCCTTCAAGAGAAGTGGTTCTGGAAACGAAAGATGCTTCATTCTACCATTTCAAGACTGATATCCTTTCGGGTGAAATGACATACTCTACCGACAAGCATTTTGCGGCAAATCTTGTTACACTGCCTAAAGACCGGGTGTATGAAATAATCAGAATCAATAAACAGGGAGGCAAGCCGACACATCTTACCACAGAGCCTCAGGAACAGGCAGAAAAAGTTACTTCGCACGATATATTGCAGGAAAACATCAATCGCTTCGACAATAACAGTGGCAACAATAACCGGAATAATAAAAAGAAGAAGTTTGTAAAGAACAGGTCTGAAAATAGCGGACAAGGCTCTCCAAACAACCAGGGAGGAAATAACCGGCCGGATAATAGCAACAAACAAGCTAATAACAACAAGCAGGCAAATGCAAACCCGAATGCCAGGCCAAACAATAACAACAGGACTGAAAACAATAATCAACAGAATCAGAACCAAAACCAAAACCAGAATAAAAACAATAATCATAAGAATAACAGGAACGACAGAAACAGACATAACAGAAATGGGAAGCCTGACCAGAAAAAGCCTGATGCATAA